The Drosophila gunungcola strain Sukarami chromosome 2R unlocalized genomic scaffold, Dgunungcola_SK_2 000006F, whole genome shotgun sequence sequence TACGGAAAACGTCATCTTAACCCAACAAAAGCGATGCGATTAACCCGCTAGTCTCGGCGAAGATGCGCGGAATTGAGGGCAAAGTGCTGGTTCTAGGCTCGCGAGGTAAGaattacatacatatgtacatacatacatacaagcCCTGTCAGTCAGTTGGATGCCTCTTTGGGTTCCATTCACAAGCCCCGCTGATCCGTATAATGCAAGTTATTCTTGCAATTTGCCCAGTGATAAGCAAATTGCCCGGGGTGAGCCGATAAGCCGCAGCCTTGAACTGCACTCCACCCCCAATCGGGAATTGGGATTCCGGAATCTGGAATTGGTTTGATGCTAAGAGTGCTAAAGAGGCAGATTGTCTGGTTGGGACTCGGCTTATCAGTCCTCTGAATTCCATGACTTACTTAATCAACATAtgacatatatattttcttgtcTATAGGTATACAAATCTGTTTTTATTGAACATAAAGATTTGTATTAcagaacaaatatttaatcacTTTATATTCGACTAATGGAAGGCcatatcttttaaatatacagaTTAAAGAATACAAATTGTATCTAAAGTTCCCTTTAAAGGTCGATAGATATTTCCAACAGTTTCGTAAGctccaaatatttatttatgtttgtaaaactaaatataacatttatataaaccttataaaaaaaattcttaaagtgTAACTGTCTGTACAATTTGcaatgttaatatttaagtttgcTACAAGGCCGGGTAAAGTTTACTTAGACAcctaaatatgtattttctttGTACATACATTGCTTATATATCAATTAAAGAATAAGTGTTTTACTTATGCCGCACAAACACATgcattgataaaaaaaaggcGGTGCTTTTCCTGAGGTATATGTTCTTCCCATGATCATCGGGTGATTCAGCGCATGTACTGCAGATATAGGGGCAGATTCAATGTCCGTCCAGTCATGGAAGGGGCTTTTCTGAACCGCAAAAGTGTGCTGCAAACAAAGACTCTGGTGGTTGGGACGCGATTTTCTTATCAATGTTTACCACCTTTTGTAGGGTAGTGCGTctccaatttttgtttattttatttatttgccatgATTAATCAGTAGTCAATTAATGCGTGCGCCATGGCGCGTTCACTGAATTCAAGCTGATAAGATGTCGGTTATTACTTGAAATAAATAAGGCTCACGGGTACACGGAATAACATATTcgtattttgtaaaatgttatCCAATAACCCATTGtatgaaatatgaaaaattttgTGTATGAGGTAGCTAAAGAATGATGTACTTACATTGTTCATTTTTGTATTGAAATTTACTTAATTGACACATATGGCAAAtagttcaaaaaaatttaaaattagtttgtaaaatattgataagttttatttatttatgttttatttttcaggcGTGGGCAAAACACGATTGGTCATCAGGTACATAAAGAACACCTTGCACAGGAGTGAGAGCGAGGTCCCGACAATAGCCGTGTCCTTCTTCACGTGCAACATCATTCTGGACGaggtcaaaataaaattgcaagtGCGTATCCACCGGCCAACCATGTATCAGTGCACCCAACTCTTTTGGGGGGCGAACGCAAATGGAATTGCCTCGTAAAAAAGCCGAAGCCAAAGGCAAAGCCAAAGGAATTTGCCACTGCCCCACGCCCACTAATCCTATTTTCCGGCTTGGCTGCCCGAACGCTAATCTGGGTTTATTCTGCCACTGACTCCGCCACGGGTTCAGTATTTGTCCGCCTCCGCCCCACTGTTTCGGtcactttatttgtttttttttattttgcaatttctGCGTCCACTGCACTTTGTGTGTTATTCGCTTTTTTTACCgcactttcttttttttatagtttattgATAAGCTAAACGCGAATGGCAGCAGCTTCTCCCAATAGTGAAAGGGTTACCACCCACTTGGCCCTGGCTAACATATTTACTCTTGGATGGTTTCGATTTTGATGGCCACAATAACTAGACGGGAAGTTTAAAAGTGCCGAACATATTTTTACCCTTAAAAggtttttatcaaaattttttgtaatattcctAAAATGTTAGTATGTGTTAATGTTAGTGTAAATTCACTCAGtacaaaaatgcattttttaaatataatccCTAATCTAATTATGTGTGAGGAGAAAAATTCGTAATATTAGAAATAACCATAGACATTCGATATATCAGATTAGCTTGCCTTTTTAGAAAtggatgtatatatatgtatttatgctATGGATAAGCATGcaagaagaaacaaaaaaaagggacgTACTTTATAAAGTGTTCGTTTCAATTCTTACTAAGAAACAGGTCAGCTTTATTTTTCCTTCTTAGTTGACCTCCATCCATTTCAAAGTATGAATTTCGCCAGGCCAGCAGAATCAAGCGTCtgagcaaaataaatatgaatacatAATAGGATATTGTTTGCGTATTCCGCTTGTTAGTTTCGCATTCGGGgttctttgtttttccctTTGTGGGGTTTTGTATGCTTCGATTTAGTTTCGCCAATGAACAAGTCGTTGCCCCAAAATTTTTATGAAGCGCATAAAGAGGAGTCCCCTTCAAAAGACCTGAAGTACGCGATTCCCATATCCAATATGATTGTTATTGCTGTGGGAAAGCGCGGCCATAAAGAGCGCAATTGCAGAATAAGCGGCGAATGACTCAATTAAAGTTCAAGTAGCGGACGAACTCTAGCCACTGGTTATTTTCTCTGCTTTCAGATTTGGGACACAGCTGGCCAGGAACGCTATCGGGCAGTGGCGCCCATGTATTATAGGAATGCCAATGCAGCCATTCTGGTCTTCGATCTGACGCAATACAAAACATTCACCGAGATAAAGTCGTGGATCCAGGAGTTGCATCGCAATGTCCAGGATCCGATGATAATGACGCTGGTGGGAAACAAGATGGACATGCAGGCACAGCGAGCGGTTTCCCGTGAAGAGGCTTTCGTGTTTGCCACCTCGATTGGGGCCACCTACTTTGAAACGTCCACGGAAACGGATCAGGGACTGGAGCAGGTGTTCATCTCGACGGCCCAGGGATTGGTTCGTCTGGCGGACGAGGGCAAGAGCCCTTCGTTGCGTTCTTTTGAATCGACTGATTCGCTGGCCtacaccaacaccaacactGCCTTCAGTCACACGGTGGCCGCCTTGGCCAGAAGCCCTGGAAATGCCGCCTTCCGTCTGCCCTATGTGGATATTGGGCTGGCGGTGGAGGGCGAGGATGTGAAGACCAATGGCGTGGGACGGCTGGAGACGGCGCCCTGGAGCATCGAGCACATTGCTCTCGGCGAGGTGGAGAGGCCCAGCTGGTGCTGCTACTAAGATCTTTGTGATCCCTAGGATCTATCTCTGTGAATGAACCACTGTGATGTCAACAGAACCAGACTGTAGTTCGAATACGGCTTAAAAGGGCCAAACCAGCATCGTTTAAGCAATCAACCGATCCCAACCCAACTCTAGATACGCAAAGACCAAAAGCAGCCGccacaaaagcaaaagcaagcTTGGCTTGAAGCTATGTATTAATACACTGATTAGGCTAGATCCACATGATCCACTCGGTCCACTCAATCCACTGACAAGGCGCTGGGATTAACCGCTTCATTGTAATCTTAACTTTAGATGCTAAGTGTATACAGCAATTGCCGCGTGCATATTATgactttatatatttctttcgCTCTAAGCCCATTTGActtaccaaccattgaatTAACCCACAAATACACAAGAAAACACAGGGAACAACACTCACAAACACTCACCCACAAATCATTGAAACGCAAACACCAATTCATGTACAAAGCATTTTATACGGCAtgcatataataaatataaatgtaataatGTATACTGGGTGCTTTGTCATTTTGGGGGGTCGCCTCGCCACGCCCCCAGTGGCGAATCATCGGGCTAACGGCAATGCAAGTGCATTAACTTGGCCATTAACGCGGCAACTTAACGTGTAATTGGAATTTAATGCCCTCATAACAATGCCAAGGGTTACAATTGTATTGGCTTCGCACAGCTCCTAATGCTTAGCATTGAGTTCGCCCCAGAAGCGTGACCtggtatttttattaaccCTTGTGCGTCACTTTGGGGGGTCTACGATGAACGTGCATTATAgattaataacatttttggcacCGAAATTCTTAATGGGTTGCTTTTGTAGTCAGATGAATGGCTTACCTTatgttaaaaacttttcaaacttttcaatggaaagttagcttaagaaagaaaataaaaatacttaaggcaaaaaaaaaattaaaaacaaacacgatacttttttatacctatttaagaaaaaactttGTCAAACATTATAagtgatttattaataaaaacttcttttcaaataaaatctTAGAAATTGGACATCAAAAGCATTTATCAGTCTAATtgatataaaatcaataaacgcTCCGAGCTGCCCAGCAAATATAATCTTCTGTGCCCCCTCCCAATTCCGGAAACTGTGAATTGATTGCACATCGAAAGGTTAAATTGAATGGGTAAATGTGGTCGTCAGTTGGCAAAGTAGTGGGAAGTCAAGGCTGGCAAGTTCATAAAGCACCGAAAGCAACTTTACCGATTAGCTAATATACATAACTTATGGTCAGTTGAATCcttatgtataaataataGGTGCAATTTAGCGTGAGGCGCCGGCAAAAAACCGGCGACAAAAGACACCGAAACTCATTCAAGTGTCATCAAGGCGTTTAGCAGGCAGTCAGATGGTTCAGTTTAGGTTTCGGGTTCGGGTTGGGGTCCTGTTcttggtcttggtcttggTGCTATATAGCCAGCTGGACTTCCTGGGGCATTCGGGGGATAGGACACATAGGTTGTGGCTCAGTCAGACCATTGATTTACCATTAGGGGAATGCCAAATGAGTTGGCTCCGCACCACACTCGCCTGTATCTGTGCTGGTGCACTCAACCGGAAGCGATGCTCACACACGCAGAGCCccagagtgtgtgtgtgtgtgtggtgtgtgtgttaCGATGCCTGGCAGATATCCTTGACTTACACCTACGCACGCACAAATATACCTCAACATCTTGGCTGGTTGCTAATGGTATTTAGACGGTTTAATGATGTAGAAATGCATCAATGTAATCAAGGTAAGACAGGCAACACAAGAAGCAAATTTAATACCTATATTGTACACTGCCTGAAGGCCTTTGCCCACACAATGTTGGTAAACCGAAAACTCCGATGTCCCAGCAAATTGCTCACTTCACTCAGGTGCCTGCCATTTCATCTAGTAGGTTCATGTGTAAAATTATCCATTAGCATTCCCTGACTTTGATTGCCAGCTTTCTTCTGAAGTCCTGTTAATTGTAACAGTCATCATTCTATTATTGATTGGGGTATAATATAGTTTATTTCCCTTTCACAATAGGGCAGTACCTCTTTGCTTGCATAATTGTTtggtaatatttaattttaactaattaTATTACTAAATAATGCGATTTCagcctttaaaataaattgaattcaaGCATAATAGTTTGCTCAATAATAAAGCAGAACTATTTATTACCAATAATTGATCAACTCATTATGCTGAGCTAAACGAAAGCAAAATGCTTTAAGTGGTAAATGGCtcaaaaatgaataaaaaatttagaattttgctttattttttgagGTTTAAACTACAAcatataacaaatttattaaatgttgaGAATTTGATAATCCCTTACTCTATATTTCttttagaatttatgtttGACATAGAATCTATTATCGCATTGCACATATTTTTAAGCCTTCGGACTTACTAACCGTTGACAATTTGATCCCAGTTTATGTATGTAGATTACtgcttgtttttaatttagctcATACATATGCAGTTAGTTAGGCGTCAATTGCCGATGTGCGATGGTGGCCAGAgccatatttttatatgaacCATGCATATAAATCGAATTACACGTCGTGTTGGCATATTTACGACCCTCTCCACATCCACAAAtccatatatgtatatattttgttggcGAGCGTTAGAATGTCAAATCTACTAAAGTTCTCGGTGCCACATAAATTGGTGGCACATGCACACAAATCAAGTATGCTAACGAAGGCGCTTTTGGGTATCTGTGTGAGATGAGTGTGAGGTCCCCTTTGTTCCTGCATTCAGCATCCAGCATCAAGCTTCCTGCATCCCATCCGTTGCCAtcgaattttgaatatttatcaAGCGCCTCGGCTTGGGGCCTCAGTACGTTCACGCTTCTGATGCATACTTTATGGCGCCCGTACCCGTGTGTTGGTGAGTATCTGTGTGGGTGGCAACTAGTTGGCATTGTTAGGGATTCAGCTGAACTTCCACTGACCTGCACAGCAAATACATCATGTGCGAGCGGCATTTGAGCACTCGAACTCGCATTGCTACACGTACAAAACGagcaaattaaattctaaatcGTTTATAATCGGATTTTTAGATTAGAAAAACATGAAACATCCATGGGCTTAGAAAAGTAAACTCAATTTTTGACATAacattttcgattttaaaattaacccaaagaaagcaaactttggcaggCCGAAGATAAAATAAGATTaaacaaaaaggtttttatatCGATTTTAATTCGTCTATGCTAAAAAAACAGTGAATTTACTGCtacatttttcaattgtttttatgggagctagaCGATATTATCCTTggtttcaaaaaaatggcatttgtatttttaatatgtaaaaaaatagcaaacgTTATGATTATTACATTACACCCATTAATActtaatcataaaaaaataaatttgtctatttttttatcttaatGAATACATGTCTCTAGAtctacaataaaaacaacatttgaGTATTTCTGTGTTCTTTGGCACACACATTTTATCAAGCCGCATTTGTAGCATCATCCCAACCATTGATTTTCCCGACAACATTATTCGCATCATCGCATATTTTGTTAGCAATTCCAGATCAAGATTACccgaaattgaattttcatcACTCGAAATCAAAGCGCTTACCCGggggaaatttttatttttgctaaattaaattCCGTTTCGATTTGAGTAAAAAGTATTTGTCAAAGAACAAAACCTGAATGTCATGTTGTCAATTAATTAGATGAACAAGAAATCACCAGTTGCCAATGGCGCAAGGCAGTTGCAAGGACTGCAGGCGTCGTTAAAGGCAAACAGACAAGGCGAATTTATTCCTGGAAATTCCTTAAATGCCAAGATGTCGGCTCTGACTTGAAAGTTGGTCGCCAGCCAGATGCTGAAAGCAATGCAGCGACATGGAAAATACCACAGCGCCGAATGCACAGACACGCAGGATGGCAGGACGACGGCGAAGGACGAAGGCAGAAGTGCGGACAGGATCCGAAGCTCTTGGTTCTGAAGATGATGGCGCTGCGGGCAAGTCGCTCGAGTGGAGTGTCCTCGTCTATGTCCCAGGCTCAAATCCCGAATGCATAggcagctgctgttgctcttGCTGAAGCTCactgaacaaaacaaaattccattttttttacaactgctttataatattttattttgataatgcGTTGTTTGCTATTTTTAGTGAACTGtgattttatacaattttaatattaatcgATTAATTTAGAATTATATAAATTGCCATCTAAAAGTATTCCTGCTTAGTATTTTGATATCTGATTACTTACCAATCTTTTGATCAGACTTACAAAAGGCCAAGGCCAATAAATATAAGTCATTTTGATACAATTTAATGGATATCAGCTATAAGCtccaaaatatttgtatataaaatatattattcgTTGGTGAACTCTTTAATCCAAACAACACATTTctatgttaataaaatatgcatattttttcagtggtatttaaaaaaaaaagggctaTCCGAACCAAGTAAAACAAAGAGAAGGGGTGAGGAGAAGCTCAGACCGAGCCACGACAAGGCAATCCAAATGCAATTTAGTGTCATTTTAATTGAGCTGCCCGGCCAATGTCTGGGGTCTCTAAACGTATTAACTCGAAAAAACTACTCTCAAATTTAGACATCCCCAAGAGTTATTTATGGCACAAGAAAGGGAACACATGGAAAACCATTTGAatgtcatttaatttaataagtgCCGCAAAAGTGCAATTTAAAGGCAATTGCTTAGTCATAAATTTGCTAGAAATCCGCATTGACCTAAACGCAATTGATGGAGAGTATTTCGCTGCAGAGGTCTTAAGATTTACGTattaatgcaaaataatttacgAAATGGATGGAGTTCCTGTTTGGGGAAAATTTCGTAGCTGAAATTGAGTTCGTCACAAGTCTATTTATCATAATTTGCCTGCAAATTACTTTTTGCCCCACGCAGATGATGCTGTTGCCAACTCATGTTGCCAATTCGGAGTTTCAGGTAGCTGGAATGTAATGAGAATCGAGGCAGGGCAAATATGGCGGCCATTAAAGAGATAAACCCCCACATAAAGATAAATGTACGCCCCCACAGCCCTAAGGATCCTTCACTCGCCTTTGGGTCGATTGTGTGTGGCAGCCATAAGGACACAATTTGTCTAGACAAACTCCAGCTTAACTTTGTTTTCCCATATTTTTCTGCTTCGCTCATATCTATGCTGTACCTACACCCTGCCATCATATGCAAAGCACTGGGAATTTCATGTTAGCTAGAAAGGGTAAGAAAAATGTGAAAACCAAAAGTTGTTTGAGGTTTCAGTATGATGGTTAAGgcaatttacaaataaaattgcatttttattatattttttgtgaacTGCAtgatcttttaaataaaagtttttaattggtgaaacaaatatatttgttgttattatgtTTCTACTGTTTTTTATGCCGACGggtgttgctgtttttttacaTTTCACTTGTATTTTACCATACAGTTGTGCCCTGATAAGCTTTTAATTGGAAGAGAGCTACATTTTAtcacaaattgaaatttatttcagatatttgtttgcattttacttaaattgtGCTTGCTGAAACAGTGATTTCGGTTTTGTGGTTGTCCAATTAGTGAATAATTTTTGGAAGAGTATTAGCTGACTGGCGAATATAATTGGGATAGCTTCTGTGCTCGTTGTCTGTGTCCCCCAAACTTGTATTCCTATTTCACCGACACTCGGTGAGTTGTCATAAAAATTGTGAGATGTCACTGCCACATGAGTGTGAGCCGTTTTCCTGCTGTTGTGCGATGCCAACACTTTGGCTGGCACCTTCTGTTCGCCCATTTAAATGTCCCCCGTCATCGGGTACCGTGGTCCGGGGTCCTTCATCCTCGCCACCGCAGAgccatttgacatttttaattgtttaccTGCAAAACAATGGGCGGACAAAGCTTTTGTTTTCCTCCCCAATTCGATGCGTTTCAAGAGTGCtctgcaacaaaaaataaaacaaaaattgagggtagaaaataaaaactggaTTGCGTGCAACAGGTTCGAGGTTAAATTGGAACGAAACGAACTAGAGTTATACGCTTTAAATTTTGGCGGCCAAGGACATTCAATGGGGGCCTCTTGGAATTTTCGAGTTCGCTGATTTTGCGCCGCACATCATTTGTCTGCTGACTGCGCAATCATGAATCTGCATTTACTTTTGGGCCTCAATTTCAACTCGTTTTCCCCACTCTGCCCACACAACCAAATCGTGAGTCTGGGGAGCCATGTGTGCATGAATATAATTTCGGCTTATGGCCTGTGGAATGGCGTATCGGTAGGCATGGAGAAGCTATTAAAAGCCCAACCAGCACCCCATCTCAACCCCAAGTGATATCCTGGTAACTTGGCCGACGACTTTGTCTTCGGACCTAATGGTAATCCTGTGTGTGTTAGGGGTAGTTGGTCAGTGGGCGGTGCTGACGCTTGACATTGACTGGctgataatataaatatcattGTTGCTTGCACATAATTAAGTCGGACAGTCGACGAAGCTTTTCAGCCATCGCTTGCTTACAGTGACGcaagtaagaaataaaatattgcctaattgattatttataaaataatataaccaattgataataattttacaaaaacaattagtagacaaactgaatttttagtgcattagttacattttaaattttcaatgctTTTGTGTCGAACTTTTAAAATGgtatttcttaatttgttttatttggctttgtttacttaaaaaaactcATGTTTTTTCTTCTCAATTCTATTTATCTTGagtatttgtttatattgctAACtactaataaattaattggGGACATACTTTAACAGAAGACCAGAGCtttaagaaatacaaataaaataagaggCAACATGGCGTATAAgtaataattgaaaaactatttacctattgaaaaaataaaaccaaaaatttaaaatggcgtctaaataataattttaaaaaccatttaactTACCAACGCAGTTTGCTTACATTAGAAATAAAACTGAACATTTATTTCAagtaacatatatttattactaTCAATTAACATAAGCATATCAtggctttattttattgaggactttttgttttaattactGATGGAACAGTTTCCTGTGGTTTAGCTTTTAGGATGTTTTGGCTTCAACCACTGTATTATacttgattgtttttttatccTTAATGCCACTGGCTTCAATTGTATTTGTGTGCGTGGCAGGGTGAGTGTGTGTCTGTACTGGGTCCTGGGAAATAATGCGCCTAGTGCCAGCTCCAGTTGGCAGTCTGTTGGCTTTCAGCTTTGGTCGCTAATTAAGCCTGTTTATCGAAGTAAGTTAGCTGTTCAACTTTCGCTCCACAGCCCTTTATCCACCCCGCACTTAGATGATCAGCTCAGTTTAGTTATACCAGCTAACTAAATTAGCTGTCTGCATTTGTGGCGGTGAAATTGGGAGTGTGGCTGTGTCACCACAGCAGCATTTGGAACACCCTCAAGTGCAATAATAAAGCAATTCTCCCAAATGCCGCAAAGCCTTCAAGTTCAAGCTCTAATTAAGTAAATTATCGGGGGAAACGAAAATGGCTGGCCATACATTGTTGTACATTTGCCAAACAAATTCACTTGTTTTTGTGGTTCAGAACTGTCATCCTCGGCATATTTGGGTGCAAGTAAAAAGTGGCCTACAATGTTTGCGGTTTGCTTTGGTAATGGCAATTTATTAGCCgccaaaattaattaaatgtcaaCGCACAGCATCGGCAATGAAAGTCAGAAAAACCACAATTAAATTGCTACCAgatagttaaaataaaactatcaGCCATTAGCCATCTGCTACATGTTCTTATTTCCCCAATTTGCTCCCCAAAAAGTTGGTCGCTTTATAAGCATTTATGAGCTTTACCTtttggcaaaagttttcacCCTGcatgcattttatttgcctcATCTAAGCTGCTGATTTCCGATTTTCATACTTTCCTCTGCCAACTATTTTATCCACTGAAATAAATGGGTCATTAAGCTTAAGTGAAGGAAAGTTTAACTGCAGGAAAAttgaaacaatttgtttttattttaaatattggcTATTGCTATTTTTCTCATGTTTCTCGTGTTTCTAAATTTGCAATGGAGTGTGCGAGTATCACAAAAAAGGCGTaaacatgaaaataaaaaagaaaaaaaaaagctctGAATGAAACTATTTCCGCTCCATTggttggcaaatatttgctaCTTTTGTTTGCCATGAAAGCGGACGATATATCTAGAGGGCCCAGAAACTCATGACAATTGTGAAAAGATAAATGTGCGCAGCGATGCGCGTGATTATTAATACTATTACAAAGGATTCTTTTTAGGATAATCATTCAGTATTTGCAAAAATTCATTCAGACCATTGAATCCTGCAAAAGTGCTGTAAAATTGCGCTCAATCTTGCTCTGAAACGGCGTCTCCTCTGACATGTTTGGCAAACAGATGGCCATGAATCAAGTTGCAGCCCCCCGAAACCCCTAGACAAACAAGCAGTGAAGTCCTCCCACTTCTGACCTCTCACCAAAAGTGATTTGCACTCTGGGGTCTGTCGTTGGTCCTGCGA is a genomic window containing:
- the LOC128254875 gene encoding uncharacterized protein LOC128254875 isoform X1 gives rise to the protein MRGIEGKVLVLGSRGVGKTRLVIRYIKNTLHRSESEVPTIAVSFFTCNIILDEVKIKLQIWDTAGQERYRAVAPMYYRNANAAILVFDLTQYKTFTEIKSWIQELHRNVQDPMIMTLVGNKMDMQAQRAVSREEAFVFATSIGATYFETSTETDQGLEQVFISTAQGLVRLADEGKSPSLRSFESTDSLAYTNTNTAFSHTVAALARSPGNAAFRLPYVDIGLAVEGEDVKTNGVGRLETAPWSIEHIALGEVERPSWCCY
- the LOC128254875 gene encoding ras-related protein RabJ isoform X2 produces the protein MYYRNANAAILVFDLTQYKTFTEIKSWIQELHRNVQDPMIMTLVGNKMDMQAQRAVSREEAFVFATSIGATYFETSTETDQGLEQVFISTAQGLVRLADEGKSPSLRSFESTDSLAYTNTNTAFSHTVAALARSPGNAAFRLPYVDIGLAVEGEDVKTNGVGRLETAPWSIEHIALGEVERPSWCCY